The genomic DNA aagaaaaagaaagagaaaaacaatctAATATAAGATGTATCAATGTAAAAGAGGAAaacaaacattaataattattaatttgacaaaatattgatttattatatttatattttgttaatctgCAATTATGATATATCGAAGGTTATGTCTCGTTCGGCACCGGCTTTAGAAAGGTTATGTACGGCAGTGACATAACGCGGGACGAGCGATGAACAAGCTGCTGTCTGCACCGATCAGGGAGGTTAGTCGGAGGATTTACGATGACGCGGTGCGACCGTCCGACATCTGCGAGGCTTGCGTCAAGTTAACCACACTCGTCAAACCTCTAAACGCTTACATCACCGTTACGAGCGATGTCGCGTGCAAGCAGGCGAGCGATGCCGATGCGAGGCGACAACGGAATTCGTTGCTGGGACAGCTCGACGGCATCCCTGTCGCCGTCAAGGACAATTATTGCGTCAAGGACAAACCTACGACCTGTGCGTCACGGATGTTGGCCAATTTCTTCCCCGGTTACGATGCCACGGTCTACGAGAGGCTCAGGAAGCAGGGAGTCGTCTTGATCGGCAAGACTAACCTCGACGAGTTTGCCATGGGTTCTGGCACCGTGGATTCCTTTTATGGTCCAACCAAGAATTTATGGGGCTCGGAAGTACAGTCGCAATTTTATTCGTACGAGTCGGACGATTCATCGATTAAGGAATGGAAGCTACGTGAGAAGGATGCATGGTACATAGCAGGTACATTGTCTGTTTAGTCATTGTTCAactttttgttcttttaataGTGCTTTATATTAAAGAGTGCAttagtgtaataatttttattgaatacattaattttttattacaattgctTATTTTAGGTGGCAGCAGCGGAGGTTCTGCAATTGCCGTAGCTACAGGTACTTGTTACGCAGCTTTGGGCTCTGACACTGGTGGTTCTACTCGCAATCCCGCGTCTTATTGCGGCCTAATCGGCTTAAAACCAACCTATGGTTTAGTGTCACGTTATGGTCTTATCCCATTGTTGAATTCGATGGATGCGCCTGGCATTCTCACAAGAGTAGTAGATGACACGGTATTAATTCTAAACGCTATAGCTGGGCCTGATCCAGCAGATCCTACCACTGTACAAAAGGAATATGTGCCGATTAATTTATCCAAAACGATAGATATTAGTAATCTCAGGATTGGAATACCAAAGGAATACAGAGTGCAAGGCATAAGCGAAGAGATCCAGGCTTGTTGGGACGAGGTTTCTCATCATCTAGAAGAAGCAGGAGCCAATATCGTCCCAGTATCATTACCTCATACCGACTATTCCATAGCATGTTACTCTGTTTTAAATCGATGCGATGTAGCTAGCAACTTGGCCTGTTACGACGGCATAGAATATGGTCATAGAGCCGACGAATGGAGCTCGGCTCATGAATTGTACAAGAAGAGCAGATCGGAAGGCTTCAACGACGTGGCTAAAGGTCGTATACTggttggaaattattttctattggcGGAGAATTCCGAGGAATATTATGTCAAAGCAATGAAGATACGTAGATTAATCACGCAAGATTTTGACGCTTTGTGGAACGGTAATATAGATCTTGTGCTAACTCCGACTACGTTAACCGAGGCTCCATGTTACCACGAATTCACGCAGCTGGACAATCAGACGCAGTGCTTGATCCAGGATTACTGTACGCAACCTGCGAACATGGCCGGTTTGCCCGCGGTCAACGTGCCGATCAAGCTCTCTCGTAGAGGGCTACCTTTATCGTTGCAATTAATGGCACCGCTTTTTCACGAACAAAGACTACTCACCGTGGCAAAGTGGATCGAGCAGACAGTGCAATTTCCGAGACTCCAATTGAAGGATTCATGCTTgcttaaataaagtaaatttttacaaacattatttatatatatatatatatatatatatatatatatatatatatctcgttttattaatcttaaattttttttaaatccacaCATCGTGTATTTTGCGTTAGAGatatcatgttatatatttgatattgccAGCCTTTACAATCAGATTTTACATGTATCTCTTTGAACATTGCGAATATAACCGGAATGagaaacaaaatagaaaaagaaagtttttgcggcgaaagaaagatttacttcgacaattttctattttgataaattttactattattatgtGATATGTTCTTCAAACTTTTACTGTACAagctgtaattattatttcctataATCATGCAATTTGACATATCGCCACAAAATTTCACACGAAAACTTATAGTAATGTACTGTAATATTTGTcctacacaaaaaaaaaaataaaagcaaaatatgaaatcagcattgtaaaatattcgttggacagctatattttttttaattaaacgag from Cataglyphis hispanica isolate Lineage 1 chromosome 21, ULB_Chis1_1.0, whole genome shotgun sequence includes the following:
- the LOC126857442 gene encoding glutamyl-tRNA(Gln) amidotransferase subunit A, mitochondrial, which codes for MNKLLSAPIREVSRRIYDDAVRPSDICEACVKLTTLVKPLNAYITVTSDVACKQASDADARRQRNSLLGQLDGIPVAVKDNYCVKDKPTTCASRMLANFFPGYDATVYERLRKQGVVLIGKTNLDEFAMGSGTVDSFYGPTKNLWGSEVQSQFYSYESDDSSIKEWKLREKDAWYIAGGSSGGSAIAVATGTCYAALGSDTGGSTRNPASYCGLIGLKPTYGLVSRYGLIPLLNSMDAPGILTRVVDDTVLILNAIAGPDPADPTTVQKEYVPINLSKTIDISNLRIGIPKEYRVQGISEEIQACWDEVSHHLEEAGANIVPVSLPHTDYSIACYSVLNRCDVASNLACYDGIEYGHRADEWSSAHELYKKSRSEGFNDVAKGRILVGNYFLLAENSEEYYVKAMKIRRLITQDFDALWNGNIDLVLTPTTLTEAPCYHEFTQLDNQTQCLIQDYCTQPANMAGLPAVNVPIKLSRRGLPLSLQLMAPLFHEQRLLTVAKWIEQTVQFPRLQLKDSCLLK